A genomic window from Fusarium oxysporum Fo47 chromosome VIII, complete sequence includes:
- a CDS encoding CrcB-like protein-domain-containing protein has translation MAAQWPAQKPQDALLRHPRAGSYVPESMRGDTRPQPGPNFENQNQNPDCSRARETDIELQDEEARVPDRPSPTTDKALTFTTKLHTHSYLIFFSIMGTLAREGMTALLVYPGTPVIFPTLWVNFAGCLIMGFLAEDRMLFRHEWGEGTYYKEENQSPETSGTVSDDTAKDQGATDLEAVKKAHLSVKKTLPLYIGLSVGFCGSFTTFSTFILDSFLALSNELETSSAPTSDRNKGYSFCALAAVVLLTVHASMGGLFLGAHIAILADDIMPSLPYLFMRKFIDRLATILGWGCWIGAIFICIYPPHDEWRGSVLFSLAFAPLGVFTRFYLAIYLNGRLPTFPLGTFAANVVGSLILAIVWDISQILARPSLGHQLLEGVKNGYCAVVTTVSTLALELSSLQREHAYRYGTMSFLVSFGLMVIISGSFKWTR, from the exons ATGGCTGCGCAATGGCCTGCACAGAAACCACAAGATGCTCTTCTTCGACATCCCCGCGCGGGGAGCTATGTCCCTGAGTCGATGCGTGGAGATACACGACCTCAGCCCGGTCCTAATTTTGAAAATCAAAATCAAAATCCCGATTGTTCG CGCGCCCGAGAAACCGATATAGaacttcaagatgaagaggctCGCGTTCCAGATAGGCCTTCGCCTACTACTGACAAAGCTCTCACGTTCACTACAAAACTTCACACCCACTCttatctcatcttcttctccatcatggGAACGCTCGCCAGAGAAGGTATGACAGCTTTACTCGTCTATCCTGGGACACCAGTCATCTTCCCAACCCTGTGGGTTAATTTTGCTGGGTGTCTTATCATGGGGTTCCTAGCTGAGGACCGCATGCTGTTTCGCCACGAATGGGGAGAAGGCACATACTACAAGGAAGAAAACCAAAGTCCGGAAACCAGTGGAACAGTCTCGGATGACACGGCCAAAGATCAAGGAGCTACAGACCTTGAGGCTGTAAAGAAGGCACATCTCAGTGTCAAAAAGACATTGCCTCTCTATATCGGCCTTTCGGTCGGGTTCTGTGGCTCATTcacaaccttctcaacattcaTCCTTGATTCTTTTCTCGCCCTTTCCAACGAACTTGAAACTTCTTCAGCGCCGACATCAGACCGGAACAAGGGTTACTCGTTCTGTGCACTTGCAGCCGTGGTCTTATTGACTGTTCATGCCTCTATGGGTGGTCTATTTTTGGGCGCCCATATTGCCATACTAGCGGACGACATCATGCCCTCACTGCCCTACCTCTTTATGCGCAAGTTTATAGACCGACTTGCAACCATTCTCGGCTGGGGCTGTTGGATTGGAGCGATATTTATATGCATCTATCCACCACATGATGAGTGGCGGGGGAGTGTTCTATTCTCTTTGGCCTTTGCCCCTCTGGGGGTGTTTACGAGATTCTATCTTGCAATCTACTTGAATGGCAGACTTCCAACATTTCCCTTGGGGACATTTGCCGCCAACGTGGTAGGATCTCTAATTCTTGCTATAGTTTGGGATATATCCCAGATCTTGGCACGGCCTTCACTTGGACACCAGTTGCTTGAGGGTGTCAAAAATGGTTACTGTGCCGTTGTCACTACTGTTTCTACCCTTGCTCTGGAGCTCTCCTCCCTCCAACGCGAACACGCTTACAGATATGGCACTATGAGTTTCTTGGTGTCTTTTGGGTTGATGGTTATCATTTCTGGTAGTTTTAAATGGACACGATGA
- a CDS encoding fungal-specific transcription factor domain-containing protein encodes MAAISGEEPVFKRRRVAQACQTCRKMKAKCDGRKPECSRCVGYGFTCLYAKTRSRRHEVNEDDGCDGPRSNAIDELRDAINGYDDLAHRLSSKKKQDKFDPKELHNQVKDRVKKALDRVADTRAADIASPSDQDRASQLTSSQNQHRYLGEVSDVHFFNLVKGFLQTKDLSNPEQDFDSYEQDGEVWTTNNESNGPTLLPGFAQTRDLVKVYFSTIHIAYPFIPQSTFMESLAGQGGIPKNATDLAILYVICAIGSYYTSFPGRDSDSRTRHERYFHHAMGLTAATSRHHSIHQVSLLLVQCFYLLAVSRTDSCWTTLGQAVRIAQSIGLHVELPNSKSRSATEIERRRRTWYSIYVLDRLLSLQLGRPPAIHDEDCSVALPSRRADDEIDWTSNTIDTATEGPSAGDYFISVIGFSRIVGCVLRDIYGPAHSRPTPEMILSTQTLDHRLIEWKLSLPRKLRFDLGHSFDQNNTFRRQRNMLAIKFHHLRALIHRPYLCYPLLRQRDDSPMSMSQLDWPLIAVFEKICIDEAQGTARLLHHVSDEQELVHEFPWWQMISCLICAGSILLVSSIFAQQPDDHSGFDSEGLRDDAETCLKIFEALSSNSKSARIARNMIQGLKQSGSEWRKQAGREADTVLFQQALRQCDNSMPLQHASSSGGPLAQEMLGLEGQNVEFLSEAISTPQSWPAEIIDSMAWSSQFLDTIQGDGSWT; translated from the exons ATGGCGGCTATTTCGGGAGAAGAACCCGTTTTCAAACGCAGGCGGGTAGCCCAGGCATGCCAGACATGTCGCAAGATGAAGGCCAAG TGCGATGGTCGGAAGCCTGAGTGCAGTCGCTGTGTGGGTTACGGCTTCACTTGTCTGTATGCTAAGACCAGGTCCAGGCGTCACGAAGTAAATGAAGATGACGGCTGTGATGGACCAAGGTCCAATGCCATTGATGAGCTTCGAGATGCCATCAATGGTTACGACGACTTGGCTCATCGACTCTCATCTAAAAAGAAGCAGGACAAGTTTGACCCAAAAGAATTACACAATCAAGTCAAAGACAGAGTCAAGAAAGCCCTCGATCGAGTCGCTGACACTCGAGCCGCTGACATCGCTTCGCCTTCTGACCAGGATCGAGCATCCCAGTTGACATCGTCACAAAATCAACATCGATACTTGGGAGAAGTCAGTGACGTTCACTTCTTCAATCTGGTCAAGGGATTTCTACAAACCAAAGATCTGTCTAATCCAGAGCAAGACTTTGACAGCTACGAACAAGATGGGGAAGTCTGGACGACTAATAATGAAAGCAATGGACCTACCCTGCTCCCTGGATTCGCCCAAACGAGAGACCTCGTCAAGGTATACTTTTCTACTATCCATATTGCGTATCCATTCATTCCACAGTCTACCTTCATGGAGAGTCTAGCAGGGCAAGGCGGAATTCCGAAAAACGCGACTGATCTCGCCATTTTAT ATGTCATCTGTGCCATTGGATCATATTATACGTCGTTTCCTGGACGAGACTCGGATTCACGAACTCGTCACGAGCGCTACTTTCACCATGCCATGGGCTTGACTGCAGCAACGAGCCGTCATCACTCTATCCACCAAGTTTCACTACTACTCGTACAATGCTTCTATTTACTAGCTGTATCCAGGACTGATAG TTGTTGGACTACGCTCGGACAAGCAGTCCGTATAGCTCAAAGCATAGGGCTGCATGTTGAGCTTCCGAATTCCAAGTCTAGAAGTGCCACCGAGATAGAACGCAGACGAAGGACATGGTACTCGATCTATGTCCTTGATCGATTGCTATCTCTTCAGTTAGGTCGACCACCAGCAATTCATGATGAGGATTGTAGCGTGGCACTACCGTCTCGGCGTGCTGACGATGAGATTGACTGGACTTCCAACACTATTGATACCGCAACAGAAGGCCCGTCAGCAGGTGATTACTTCATTTCGGTTATTGGGTTTTCCCGCATCGTGGGCTGCGTACTGCGCGATATCTATGGCCCAGCCCATTCGAGACCTACCCCAGAAATGATATTGAGTACACAGACACTCGATCACAGGCTTATCGAATGGAAACTGAGCCTGCCTCGAAAGCTACGCTTCGATTTGGGACACTCATTCGACCAGAACAATACCTTTAGACGTCAG AGAAATATGCTTGCAATCAAATTCCATCATCTGCGAGCCCTCATCCACCGTCCCTATTTGTGTTACCCTCTTTTACGACAACGGGATGACTCGCCTATGAGCATGTCACAGCTAGACTGGCCACTGATTGCCGTCTTCGAGAAGATCTGTATCGATGAAGCCCAAGGGACTGctcgtcttctccatcacGTTTCCGATGAACAGGAATTAGTTCACGAGTTTCCCTGGTGGCAGATGATATCTTGTCTGATCTGTGCTGGGTCCATATTGCTTGTGTCGAGCATCTTTGCCCAACAGCCTGATGATCATAGTGGATTTGACAGCGAAGGTCTGCGTGATGATGCGGAAACATGCCTGAAGATATTTGAGGCGCTTAGCAGCAACTCGAAGAGTGCAAGGATAGCGAGAAACATGATTCAAGGTCTAAAGCAATCTGGCTCAGAATGGCGAA AACAGGCCGGGAGAGAGGCTGACACGGTCCTATTCCAACAAGCCTTGAGGCAATGCGATAATTCCATGCCGCTTCAAcatgcttcttcttctggaggCCCATTGGCACAAGAGATGCTAGGTCTGGAGGGCCAGAACGTTGAGTTCTTATCAGAGGCCATATCAACTCCACAGAGTTGGCCAGCCGAGATTATAGATTCCATGGCTTGGTCTTCGCAGTTCTTGGACACGATTCAAGGAGATGGAAGCTGGACTTGA
- a CDS encoding uncharacterized protein (expressed protein) codes for MENLPFGCNDRNSNTPRIQRMCWKTTIEERCKSCDDLLRTGFELDKCPEYEEKGTCENGIRQLSQRVEDECKKCRELREEQERMAALNALRKTGK; via the coding sequence ATGGAAAATCTCCCTTTTGGCTGTAACGACAGAAACTCAAACACACCTCGAATTCAAAGGATGTGCTGGAAGACTACCATTGAGGAACGCTGCAAAAGCTGCGACGATCTGCTACGCACAGGATTTGAGCTTGACAAGTGCCCCGAGTATGAGGAGAAAGGGACCTGTGAGAATGGTATTAGGCAGCTGTCCCAGAGAGTCGAGGATGAGTGCAAGAAGTGTAGGGAGCTTCGGGAAGAACAGGAGCGTATGGCGGCGCTCAATGCGTTGCGTAAGACGGGGAAGTGA